ACCAGTTCGTCAGTGAGACCGGTGATGTCGGCGCGGCCGCGGTCGCGGCAGTCAAGGCGGCGATGCCCTGACGGCGATCGGCTGAGGGGCGTGGGGTGCGCACGCGGTGCACTCTGCGCTGCTCGCTGACTGACCGCATTGATACAGGCCAGAGACGTGCTGATCCGATTGATCGACGGCCTCTCCGAGTTCACGGGCAAGCTGTGCGCGTGGTGCCTGTTTCTGATCGGCTTCTTCATCACCTTCGAGGTGGTGATGCGCTATGTGTTCAACGCCCCCACCGTGTGGGTTGACGAGGTCAGCCGGGTATTGCAGGTGTGGGTGGTGTACCTCGCGGCGGCGTACGTGTTGAAGCACCGCGAGATGGTCACCATCGACGTCATCCTCAAGGACCCGAACTCGCTCGCGCGTCGGTTGGCCGAGAGCTTTGCCATCGTCGTGCTTTTCGTCTTTGCGGGCGTGGCGTGTTACTACGGCTATCAGATCTGGTGGAAGGCGACGCTGGCTGGCCACACCACCGACACCTACCTCGCACCGCCGAAGATGCTCACGCACGCGCCGGTTTGGGTGGGTAGCGCACTGCTGATGTTGCAGGGGGCCGTGCAGCTGTACCGGGTGTGGGCGGACCCGCTTGTCACCGAAAGCCACGACGGACCGCCGCCATAGAAACGGTCCTCATCCTTGTCGCCCTGCTGGCCCTCCTGGTGCTGCGCACCCCGGTCGCGATCGCGCTCGGTGGGCTCGGCGTCATCCTCCTCGCGCTGAAGGGGTTTCCGCTCGTTGCGGTACCGCAGCGACTGCACGGTGCGATGGACAGCTTCGAGCTGCTGGCGGTGCCGATGTTCCTGCTGATGTCCAACGTGCTGCTCAAGGGCGGCGTGGGGCGGGACTTGTATGCCGCGGTACAAAGTTGGGTGGGGCATTGGCCAGGCGGTCTCGGCGTGGCCACCATCCTGTCCTGCACGCTGTTTTCGGCAATTTCTGGTTCGTCGGTAGCGACCGCCGCCACCATCGGCACCGTCGCCATCCCCGAGATGTCGCAGCGCGGCTACGACAAGCCCTTTGTTTACGGCATGCTGGCGGCCGGAGGGACACTCGGCATCCTGATACCGCCGTCGATTCCCTTGATCCTCTACGGTGTGGTCACCGAGAGTTCGATTCCGACACTCTTCCTCGCGGGCGTGGGGCCGGGCCTGTTCCTCGCATTGGCCTTCATTGTTTACGGCATTCTCTTTTCGCGCTTTTCGGGTGGCTACCAGCCGATGCCGCGCGCGGCCTGGGGCGAACGTGCGCGCGCCTCCCTTCTGGCGTTGCCGACGGTGGCGCTGGCGGTGGCGATTGTCGGGTCGATCTACGCCGGTATTGCCACGCCCTCGGAGAGTGCCGGTCTTGGCTTTGTGATTGCCTTGATCATGACCACGCTGATGGGGCGGATGACCCGCGCCAAACTGCGCGAAGCGGTCGAGGGTGCGTTGAAAACCTCGGTGATGGTGCTGATCATTGTCGCCGGCGCCAAGGTGTTCTCCTACGCCATCACGCTCTACCTGATTCCGCAGTCGATCAGCGCCTTTCTGACCGAAAACATCGCCAACCCGAGCCTGTTCATTCTGGCGGTGGGCATCGTGCTGTTGATCATGGGTTTCTTCCTCGAGTCCCTCTCGATGCTCTTGATCATGGTACCGGTGCTGCTTCCGGCCGTGCTGAACACCGGCATCGACCCGATCTGGTTCGGCATCTTCTTTGTCGTGCTGATCGAAACTGCGCTGATCACACCGCCGGTGGGCATGAACCTCTTTGTCATCCAGGCTGTCGCCAAGGCGAGACTGCAAGAGGTCGCGCGCGGTGCCTTGCCGTTCGCCGCGATCATGCTCGCCGTCGCCGTGCTGTTGTGGTTCTGGCCAGGTCTCGCGCTCTACATTCCCTACGAGTTGGCGCGCTAGGCGGCTGCAACGATCACGCAGCGCTATGGATCGACGTGTGTTTCCGCCTCGTAGCGCACCGTGTTCACGTCCACGCGGAGTTCGGCCAACCGCGCGCTGACATCGTCCGGCATCTCGGTCTGGTACCGGCCACCGAGCTGGGCGGCGAGAAAGGCTTCGATCTCGGCGTACATCGCCATGCGGTTGACCGGTTTGGCGAAGCCGTGGCCCTCGTCTTCGGCCAGCAGGTAGCTGACGTCGTGGCCCTTGTCGCGCAGCGCAATGACGATCTGGTCGGCTTCGGCCTGTTTGACGCGGGGGTCGTTGGCACCCTGAACGATCATCAGCGGTCTTTTGATGCTGTCCGCGCTGAACAGTGGGCTCGCCTCGCGCATGCGGGCCTGGCCTTCCTCGGTGCTCGGGTCGCCGACCATGCTGTGCAGGAACGCGCGCCCGGCTTCCCAGTACGGCGGGATGGACTCGATCAGTGTGAAGAGGTTGCTCGGCCCGACAATGTCGACACCGCAGGCGTACAGCTCGGGCGTAAATGCAAGCCCGGCCAATGTGGCGTAGCCGCCGTAGCTGCCGCCCATGATCGCGATGCGGTCCGGATCGGCGGTGCCGTTGTCGATCAGGTGGTTCACGCCCCAGGTGATGTCGTCCTGCATGAGCTTGCCCCACTGCAGGTCGCCGGCATTGAGGAACGCTTTGCCGTACCCGCCGCTGGCGCGGAAGTTCGGCTGCAGCACGGCGTAGCCACGGTTTGCCAGAAACTGCACCTGCGCGTCGTAGCCCCAGTGGTCGCGTGGGCCCTTGGGGCCGCCGTGCACGAGCACCACAAGTGGCAGGTTGCGCGCCTCGATGCCGGGCGGCACGGTGAGGTAGGCCGGGATCTCGAGGCCGTCGCTGCTCGAGTAGCGAATTGGCGTCATCGGCGCGAGGTGGTCCTCGACGTCTTTGAGCTCGGGCCGCGGCGTGTACTGGCGCGCCAGCTCGCGGGTCTCGACGTCGAAATACCAGCACTCGGCGGCGTAGCGGTCGCCGTGCACGGCCACCAGGAAGGCGCTGTAGTCGTTGGTTGCACTCTGAAATGCCACCTCTCGCCCCGGGAAGGCCGCTTGCAGAAAGGCGTAGTGGGCTTCCCAAGTGGCGTTGCGCCAGCAGTAGCGCGTCTTGTCGTCGGTGTACGACGTCGAGATGACTTCACGTGTGTTGCGGTCCACGCGAAGCCCGCCGAAATCGACACGGTTGTCCGGGTCGCTCTCCACCCGGGTCAGCGCCGTCGTGTCCGGGTCCATGGTGTAGAGCGTCTTGAGGTCGAGGTCGCCCTGGTTGGTGACGAGGTAGAGCAGCCGGTTGTCTGGCGTCCAGCCCGCGACGTACGCGCCCTCGTCGACGTTGGTCTCGTAGATCGGCACCAGCGTGTCACCGTCCTTGCGCAGGAGGGTGGTGTTGCCGGCCGGGTCGGTGCGGCTCAGCAGGCGCAGGGTGTCGTCCCAGTCGAAGTCGTAGCCGGTGATGCGGTCGGTGTTCTCGTAGAGGCGCGTCAGCTCACCGGTGGACATCACGAGTTTGTACAGGTCGTGCCACGCCTTGTCGCGGTCGTTCAGGCCCACCCACAGCACGTCGGGGTTGGACTGGCTGACGTGGTAGATCTGCGCCGTCACGTCGTTGAGCGGGGTCAGGTTGCGCGCGGCGGGGGTGTCCTCGCCGTCCGCGGGCGGTGCCGCCGGGTCGACGGCAAAGAGGTTGATGTTCTC
This sequence is a window from Pseudomonadota bacterium. Protein-coding genes within it:
- a CDS encoding TRAP transporter small permease → MLIRLIDGLSEFTGKLCAWCLFLIGFFITFEVVMRYVFNAPTVWVDEVSRVLQVWVVYLAAAYVLKHREMVTIDVILKDPNSLARRLAESFAIVVLFVFAGVACYYGYQIWWKATLAGHTTDTYLAPPKMLTHAPVWVGSALLMLQGAVQLYRVWADPLVTESHDGPPP
- a CDS encoding TRAP transporter large permease, which codes for METVLILVALLALLVLRTPVAIALGGLGVILLALKGFPLVAVPQRLHGAMDSFELLAVPMFLLMSNVLLKGGVGRDLYAAVQSWVGHWPGGLGVATILSCTLFSAISGSSVATAATIGTVAIPEMSQRGYDKPFVYGMLAAGGTLGILIPPSIPLILYGVVTESSIPTLFLAGVGPGLFLALAFIVYGILFSRFSGGYQPMPRAAWGERARASLLALPTVALAVAIVGSIYAGIATPSESAGLGFVIALIMTTLMGRMTRAKLREAVEGALKTSVMVLIIVAGAKVFSYAITLYLIPQSISAFLTENIANPSLFILAVGIVLLIMGFFLESLSMLLIMVPVLLPAVLNTGIDPIWFGIFFVVLIETALITPPVGMNLFVIQAVAKARLQEVARGALPFAAIMLAVAVLLWFWPGLALYIPYELAR
- a CDS encoding S9 family peptidase codes for the protein MAHSDDTPLLDRDLFFGNPQVADGKLSPDGRFISFMKPHRGIMNVWVKTFAEPFEAARPLTASTRPLYGYTWTEDGQHILFVKDSDGDENINLFAVDPAAPPADGEDTPAARNLTPLNDVTAQIYHVSQSNPDVLWVGLNDRDKAWHDLYKLVMSTGELTRLYENTDRITGYDFDWDDTLRLLSRTDPAGNTTLLRKDGDTLVPIYETNVDEGAYVAGWTPDNRLLYLVTNQGDLDLKTLYTMDPDTTALTRVESDPDNRVDFGGLRVDRNTREVISTSYTDDKTRYCWRNATWEAHYAFLQAAFPGREVAFQSATNDYSAFLVAVHGDRYAAECWYFDVETRELARQYTPRPELKDVEDHLAPMTPIRYSSSDGLEIPAYLTVPPGIEARNLPLVVLVHGGPKGPRDHWGYDAQVQFLANRGYAVLQPNFRASGGYGKAFLNAGDLQWGKLMQDDITWGVNHLIDNGTADPDRIAIMGGSYGGYATLAGLAFTPELYACGVDIVGPSNLFTLIESIPPYWEAGRAFLHSMVGDPSTEEGQARMREASPLFSADSIKRPLMIVQGANDPRVKQAEADQIVIALRDKGHDVSYLLAEDEGHGFAKPVNRMAMYAEIEAFLAAQLGGRYQTEMPDDVSARLAELRVDVNTVRYEAETHVDP